The genomic stretch TTTTCTATTGTTGACTTTTTTGTCCATTTCCTTTGTTGAATTTGTCTTGACTCACTTGGTAGAAACCCGGCTGATTTATCGAGTCACCGTCCCGTTTTGTTTGTGGTTTTTCTAGCCGGGCTGTACCAACGTCTGCTACGACCACATCTTTCCCATCTCCCACATCCGCCTGTGGGCACTGCAgctgatttttgtcacctgccCTTCGCTGATGGTGATGGCTCACGTCAAATTACGAGAGGGAAAGGACAGGAAATATGTGGCGCTGCACCCTGGCGGTTCCCACTTGTACGCAAACCCAGGCAAGAAAAGAGGAGGGCTGTGGTGGACCTACCTGGTTAGTTTGGTCTTCAAAGCTGGCTTCGACGTCGCATTCCTCTACATCCTGTATCGGATCTACCATGGATATGACCTGCCAAAGTAAATGCTGTTTGAAAGATAATTGAAGTATCTGTTTCAATGATTTGTTTTGGTTTAACCCGATCTCTCTTTGTTCTCAGGCTATCCAAGTGTTCACTGGCCCCGTGCCCCAACACCGTGGACTGCTTCATTAGCCGGCCAACCGAGAAGAAGATTTTCATGGTGTTCATGGTCACCTCCAGCGCACTGTGCATCTTCATGTGTATTTGCGAGATGGTTTATCTCATTGGCAAGCGCATCGCCAAATATGTCAAGGCCCGTCACGAGAATGAAAGAATGCTTTTCGCCGACCACCACCTGATGACCAACATGGCCCCGCCCCGGTCACTGTACAGGAAGACTGATCCGACACGCGACAGCAAACTAAGTTTAAACAAGAAAGAGAAAGCCAAAGAAATTGGTGCAACGACCACGTTGTAGACGGAAATAAAGGATTTTTTTCTATAACGCATATAGTTGACTGACTAAGAACACGCTGCGGGAGGTGGTACTTTCAAGAAGAGGAATAGCCTTGCTTTGTTTGCTTCTTCTCTTTCAAAGAAAACCATCCAGCAGATGACTTTAATAGTCCAAACAATGAGGACTGTTGGAACTACTTGCACACCAGCATTCAGCGTTATTCCTTTGACAAATCAAACATGGCACTGAAAGGATGGAGGACCTTTAAGGTGCCGTCACAGGTGCTTGTGCGGCTGACATAAGAACGACAATCCCCTAACCGAATGAATCATTGAGAACACATCATACACAGTGGAACCTCGTTTACGGCGACTTGCCCTCTGAGTCCATAGAGTCATCAAGTCCAGGTTCATCGTGTGCCCGTTTAAGTCGACGTAGAAATAGTTGTCAACCGCTTTTGTCGGCATTAAACACGACATCATTTCAATAGAAAATCAGTCAATTTATGTGTTTCGGAAAAAGCAGTTTTGTCATAGTCAATGAAGATTTAAATTATGCCCAAATGTCAACAATCTGTCTCTGGTGAAAGGCCCAAGTAAATGCGCAAGCAATGGCTAATACGTCAACAACCGCTTACGTCGACGCAAGTCAGACAATCCGAGTGATGTCGGCCGAAACAGGTTTCTCTGAAGCCCCCTAAAAAAAAGCAGTACGTTGGAGGAGTTTCATCTTCATGAACACTTTTATGATTTTGTTCAGGCTAACAAAATGCAGTAATTCATATTCACGATTTTATGTTTACGCACCACTACAATGGAAGGATTTATTTCGAAACATTCAACGTGTAATTCAATCTAGACTTTCGGTAATGTTGTTATTGTcttagaatatccatccatccattttctaccgcttattccctttggggtcacgggggggggggggggggggggggggcgctggagcctatctcagctacagggcttcacggtggcagaggggttagtgcatctgcctcacaatacgaaggtcctgagtagtcttgggttcaatcccgggctcgggatctttctgtgtggagtttgcatgttctccccgtgactgcgtgggttccctccgggtactccggcttcctcccacctccaaagacatgcacctggggataagttgattggcaacactaaattggccctagtgtgtggatgtgagtgtgaatgttgtctgtctatctgtgttagccctgcgatgaggtggcgacttgtccagggtgtaccccgccttccgcccgattgtagctgtctTAGAATAAATCATACTAATTATAACCCTAAACAAACCttaaacaatttcccttgtggatcaataaagtttgtctatgtctaagtctaagtctaaccccCGAAGGAAAAACCCAAtcataatatttaaacatttaaatcttttttctagtgactctcAGCATGTAACACTGAGAACTTGTTATTCATTTCCTCATTCACTGGCGGTAGTAAGCTACATTCGGAGCTAGCCCGTGGTAGACTGACAGAAAGTGTGGCTCCCAATTTGCAAAACACATGTATTGAGtatacgagtgggggaagagtggatcgtgagatcgacaggcggatcggtgcggcgtcttcagtaatgcggacgctgtatcgatccgttgtggtgaagaaggagctgagccggaaggcaaagctctcgatttaccggtcgatctacgttcccatcctcacctatggtcatgagcttt from Nerophis lumbriciformis linkage group LG26, RoL_Nlum_v2.1, whole genome shotgun sequence encodes the following:
- the gjb9a gene encoding gap junction protein beta 9a, encoding MNWSGLESLVSGVNKYSTAFGRIWLSMVFVFRVLVFVVAAQRVWGDDNKDFVCNTRQPGCTNVCYDHIFPISHIRLWALQLIFVTCPSLMVMAHVKLREGKDRKYVALHPGGSHLYANPGKKRGGLWWTYLVSLVFKAGFDVAFLYILYRIYHGYDLPKLSKCSLAPCPNTVDCFISRPTEKKIFMVFMVTSSALCIFMCICEMVYLIGKRIAKYVKARHENERMLFADHHLMTNMAPPRSLYRKTDPTRDSKLSLNKKEKAKEIGATTTL